In Ureibacillus thermophilus, the genomic stretch AGATGCATTCACATGAATGCTGACAAAGATTTCAGCATATTTTTGATGAGCAAAATCCACCCGTTCCTTCAATGTCGGATATGTATCCCCTTCTCGAGTCATATACACGATGGCGCCATCTTTCTCCAACTTTTCTTTCACTAAACTAGCCACCGATAAAGCAATTCGTTTTTCAGCATAGCTGCCATTTACAGCCCCTGAATCTTTTCCTCCATGGCCAGGGTCAAGCACGATAATCCGATTTTTTACCACGGAACCACTTTGATTGATTAATTTCAAATAAGTTTTATGTACATATCCAATGGAACCTTTATAATTAACTTTTGCCCACCAGCCATTAATAGAAAGAACATTGACCTCATCGCCTCGATTTAAAATGCCCAGGATGGATGAACTTGCATTGGCTGCACTTCGGACATTTAATCCATTTACCGTTGCACGTCCAATCGTTTCAGTCTTTCCAGGAGATGGATTGCTGCAGCTTTGGCCATTTACCGATTTAACTGCTAAACGAAATTTTGCATCCATTGCCCGGGCAACAAATAATGCAAATTGTGACCGTGTTAAATGGTTGTTTGGATTAAACTTTCCGTTGCTTCCTTGGGAAAGGCCATTGTAGTACAAAGCATTAATATATTTAAAATACGGATAGCTTGTTGAAATATCGCAAAATGGTGATGGATAGGACGCATAGCGATTCACATCTAATTTAAACGCCGTTGCAATCACCTTGCTCATTTCCCCTCGAGTCAGCGGAACATTCGGGTTGAAGCGTTTATCGGATATATTATCGAAAAGACCTAGGCTGGCCGCTCTTTCAACAAAACCGGACAATTCAGGTTCTGTTTTAGGATTAATGTCCACAAAGGAAGATTGTGCAACTTTCAACGGTTGATAATCAGCCCCGAGCACAACCATTTTTGCGGCTTGTCCACGAGTTACAGGATTATTTAATTTAAACAGTTGTAAGCCATTCTCATTGTACCCTTTAATAATTCCCTTATCCGCCAAATAATTAATATGCTGATACGCTTCATGGGTGGAAGGAACATCCGCAAACCTTTGACTGGAAAAGGCTTCCGTACTAACTCCCCCCATCCATGCAAGAAAAAATATTGAAGTTGCTATTATCCACTTTTTCAAACCTTTTCAATCCCATCCTTCTAAATGATTATTTTTTATGTATTTTGCATTGCCTAAGGAAGAGATGAATTCTCTTCTAGGCAATGCCATATTGAAGGTTATTGGAAATTCCTTCTTTACTAATGGAATTTCTTGTATTTAATTGTGCAATAAGCCGTTTTTTCCTATTTCGTTGCCCGATTGATAAATGTTTCCAACTGTGTATTCGATACATAATCATTTGGTCCATAATTGCCATTTCCTTTTCCAATAGTGATGCCGTGCTGCGCTAAGATTTTAATATAGTCATAAGCCCAGTGGTTCTTATCAACATCACGGAATTCTGTTGTATTCTTTCCAGTCGGTTTTAAGTTAAAGGCTTTTACCAACACTTTTGCCATTTGGGCACGGGTAATTGGCGAGTTTGGATTAAATCTTCCCTGCTCATTTCCTTCGAAGATTTTTAATTTATTGAGCGCTGTTACAGCTCCTGCTACTCGATCTGATGATTTTATATCAATAAATGGAGAATTTGTATCAGTTGTATCAAGACCAAGCCCTTCCGCTAATCGGAATGCCACCTTCTCACGGGAAGCATAGATTGTTAAATCAACAGTTGATGCCTTTACTTCAGGTGTTGAATTTGGAAAATCTACCATCCTTTTTGCCCCCATGTAACGGCCTTTCCAATAATTACTA encodes the following:
- a CDS encoding N-acetylmuramoyl-L-alanine amidase, which gives rise to MKKWIIATSIFFLAWMGGVSTEAFSSQRFADVPSTHEAYQHINYLADKGIIKGYNENGLQLFKLNNPVTRGQAAKMVVLGADYQPLKVAQSSFVDINPKTEPELSGFVERAASLGLFDNISDKRFNPNVPLTRGEMSKVIATAFKLDVNRYASYPSPFCDISTSYPYFKYINALYYNGLSQGSNGKFNPNNHLTRSQFALFVARAMDAKFRLAVKSVNGQSCSNPSPGKTETIGRATVNGLNVRSAANASSSILGILNRGDEVNVLSINGWWAKVNYKGSIGYVHKTYLKLINQSGSVVKNRIIVLDPGHGGKDSGAVNGSYAEKRIALSVASLVKEKLEKDGAIVYMTREGDTYPTLKERVDFAHQKYAEIFVSIHVNASASASAKGTETYYSITANENELEDKVLATNINNEIVKQANMVNRGVKREDFYVIRHSVFPSVLVELGFISNNEDLSKLVNSNYQAIFANAIYQGIVNYYKN
- a CDS encoding C40 family peptidase, encoding MKKRWLIPVFASFMIFTSSIVDAEAATPQELITTAKQYIGVPYVWGGTTTSGFDCSGFTQKVFADLGYTINRTSQEQFSQGIPISKENLQIGDLVFFNTSGNGVSHVGIYIGSNQFIHASSSKGVSIASLDSNYWKGRYMGAKRMVDFPNSTPEVKASTVDLTIYASREKVAFRLAEGLGLDTTDTNSPFIDIKSSDRVAGAVTALNKLKIFEGNEQGRFNPNSPITRAQMAKVLVKAFNLKPTGKNTTEFRDVDKNHWAYDYIKILAQHGITIGKGNGNYGPNDYVSNTQLETFINRATK